The Vescimonas coprocola genome includes a window with the following:
- a CDS encoding endonuclease/exonuclease/phosphatase family protein yields MKKAWKIVLAVVLALLVVVLGYVAYVFIDYHRIGNQELTVERNAAATVEAGKEYGILSYNIGFGAYEDDYSFFMDGGTESRAWSEERLTANIERIGAFLQQQDADLYLLQEVDRDSTRSYHVDEGTMLTAQLPGLGYTWAQNYDSPYLFYPLDQPHGKSVSGLLTLSSFGITETRRVELPIEAGVMKLVDLDRCYSVHRIPAADGRELVLYNVHLSAYTSDGTIAVEQLELLRADMQAEYEKGNWCIAGGDFNKDLLGQSEEIFGGSAEGYTWAQPLPEGIWDGTNLSLVAPLDETDPVPSCRNADAPYHEGQYVLTVDGFVVSDNVTVEQAVVEDTGFAWSDHNPVSMRFVLN; encoded by the coding sequence TTGAAAAAAGCTTGGAAGATCGTGCTGGCTGTGGTGCTGGCGCTGCTGGTGGTGGTGCTGGGGTACGTGGCCTATGTGTTCATCGACTATCACCGCATCGGGAATCAGGAGCTGACGGTGGAGCGGAACGCCGCTGCCACCGTGGAGGCGGGGAAGGAGTACGGCATCCTCTCCTATAATATCGGCTTCGGCGCTTATGAGGACGATTACAGCTTCTTCATGGACGGCGGCACGGAGTCCCGTGCATGGTCTGAGGAGCGGCTTACCGCCAATATCGAGCGCATCGGGGCGTTTTTGCAGCAGCAGGATGCCGACCTGTACCTGTTGCAGGAGGTGGACCGGGACTCCACCCGCAGTTACCACGTGGATGAGGGCACCATGCTGACGGCGCAGCTGCCGGGGCTGGGTTATACCTGGGCGCAGAACTACGACTCGCCGTATCTGTTCTACCCGCTGGACCAGCCCCACGGCAAGTCCGTGTCGGGTCTGCTGACCCTCTCCTCCTTCGGCATCACCGAGACCCGGCGGGTGGAGCTGCCCATCGAGGCCGGTGTGATGAAGCTGGTGGATCTGGATCGGTGTTACAGCGTCCACCGCATCCCCGCTGCCGACGGCCGGGAGCTGGTGCTGTATAATGTCCATCTGTCCGCCTACACCTCCGACGGTACCATCGCTGTGGAGCAGCTGGAGCTGCTGCGGGCGGATATGCAGGCGGAGTATGAAAAGGGCAACTGGTGCATTGCCGGCGGCGACTTCAATAAGGATCTGCTGGGCCAGTCGGAGGAGATCTTCGGCGGTTCTGCCGAGGGCTACACCTGGGCGCAGCCCCTGCCGGAGGGTATCTGGGACGGCACCAATCTGTCGCTGGTGGCTCCGCTGGACGAGACGGACCCCGTCCCCAGCTGCCGCAACGCCGACGCTCCGTATCACGAGGGACAGTACGTGCTGACGGTGGACGGCTTCGTGGTG
- a CDS encoding rhomboid family intramembrane serine protease, with the protein MKKLVIRFNAPVVLLFALLSLLVLLLDGWTGGVSTTRFFCVYRSSLADPLTYVRFFGHVLGHSGYSHYMNNMLLLLLVGPGLEEKYGSRNLLMTILVTALVTGLVQFIFFPGTALLGASGVVFMMIVLNSFTEMRRGGIPLTMLLVVALYLGNEVVDGLSESDNISQMTHIVGGLCGIVFGFSLARAKKR; encoded by the coding sequence GTGAAAAAACTGGTGATCCGATTCAATGCCCCGGTGGTGCTGCTGTTTGCCCTGCTGAGCCTGCTGGTCCTGCTGCTGGACGGCTGGACAGGCGGCGTCAGCACCACCCGGTTCTTCTGTGTATACCGATCGTCGCTGGCGGACCCGCTGACCTATGTACGCTTCTTCGGCCATGTGCTGGGCCACTCCGGTTACAGCCACTACATGAACAATATGCTGCTGCTATTGCTGGTGGGGCCGGGCTTGGAGGAAAAGTACGGCAGCCGCAACCTGCTGATGACCATTCTGGTAACGGCTCTGGTGACGGGACTGGTGCAGTTCATCTTCTTCCCCGGTACGGCGCTGCTGGGAGCCAGCGGTGTGGTGTTCATGATGATCGTGCTGAACTCCTTCACCGAGATGCGCCGGGGCGGCATCCCTCTGACCATGCTGCTGGTGGTGGCCCTGTATCTGGGCAACGAGGTGGTGGACGGTCTCTCCGAGAGCGACAACATCTCCCAGATGACCCACATCGTGGGCGGTCTCTGCGGCATCGTGTTCGGTTTCTCTCTGGCCCGTGCCAAAAAGAGATGA
- a CDS encoding metalloregulator ArsR/SmtB family transcription factor, whose translation MGELPHHHENQQRLERLRSFIQEPESFQEVANLCRLLSDNSRVRIFWLLCHCEECVMNLSALVGMSSPAASHHLRQLKDSGLIVSRRVGKEVYYRAADTEVAQLLHQIIERTVEVTCPQSDSQLVSGAPHLPPLDQHDYCGSCPAEQLEVIRQVHRFLTEHLDSRITIEQLSRQFLMNPSTMKELFKEVYGSSIAAHIRQHRMERASALLLESDDSVAQVARTVGYESQSKFTSEFKKAFSMLPTEYRRLHKQA comes from the coding sequence ATGGGGGAACTGCCCCATCATCACGAGAACCAGCAACGGTTGGAGCGGCTGCGAAGCTTCATTCAGGAGCCGGAGAGCTTTCAGGAGGTGGCCAATCTCTGCCGCCTGCTGTCGGATAACAGCCGGGTGCGGATCTTCTGGCTGCTGTGCCACTGTGAGGAGTGCGTCATGAATCTATCGGCGCTGGTGGGTATGAGCAGCCCCGCCGCCTCCCACCATCTGCGGCAGCTGAAGGACAGCGGCCTCATCGTCAGCCGCCGGGTGGGGAAGGAGGTCTACTACCGGGCGGCGGATACGGAGGTGGCCCAGCTGCTGCACCAGATCATCGAGCGCACGGTGGAGGTGACGTGTCCCCAGTCGGACAGCCAGCTGGTGTCCGGTGCGCCCCATCTGCCACCGCTGGATCAGCACGACTACTGCGGTAGCTGTCCGGCGGAGCAGCTGGAGGTCATCCGGCAGGTCCATCGGTTCCTGACGGAGCATCTGGACAGCCGCATCACCATCGAGCAGCTGTCCCGGCAGTTTCTCATGAACCCCTCCACCATGAAGGAACTGTTCAAGGAGGTGTACGGCAGCTCCATCGCCGCCCATATCCGCCAGCACCGCATGGAGCGGGCCTCCGCTCTGCTGCTGGAGAGCGACGACAGCGTGGCTCAGGTCGCCCGGACCGTGGGCTATGAGAGCCAGAGCAAGTTCACCTCGGAGTTCAAAAAAGCATTTTCCATGTTGCCCACGGAGTATCGAAGGCTCCATAAGCAGGCGTAA
- a CDS encoding cation transporter, translated as MKKTYQIEVDCANCANLMEEATKKTEGVQDAVVNFMTQKMIVEFAEGSDPKTVMKAVLKNCKKVEDDCEIYL; from the coding sequence ATGAAAAAGACCTATCAGATCGAAGTGGACTGTGCCAACTGCGCCAACCTCATGGAGGAGGCCACCAAAAAGACCGAGGGCGTGCAGGACGCCGTGGTGAACTTCATGACCCAGAAGATGATCGTGGAGTTTGCCGAGGGCAGCGACCCCAAGACCGTCATGAAGGCGGTACTGAAAAACTGCAAAAAGGTCGAGGACGACTGCGAGATCTATCTGTAA
- a CDS encoding heavy metal translocating P-type ATPase: protein MTKKQKKVLWRIIATAVLVAVVKLFSIGGVAGTVLYLAAYLIIGYDILRKAFRGIIKGQVFDENFLMAVATVGAIALAVYEKSGDYLEAVAVMLFYQIGELFQSYAVGKSRRSITALMDIRPDYANIEQDGKLVQVDPDDVAVGSIIVVQPGEKIPLDGVVTEGSSTLNTAALTGESLPRDAAVGDEVISGCVNMTGVLKIRTTKAFGESTVSKILELVENSSSHKSRSENFISKFARIYTPAVCIGALVLAVLPPVVRLVMGLSGDWGTWVYRALTFLVISCPCALVISIPLSFFAGLGGASRAGVLVKGSNYLETLSKTRVVVFDKTGTLTQGVFDVTGVHHNTMPQKKVLEYAALAECASSHPISKSLQRAYGGEIDRHRVTDVQEISGNGITAKVDGTDVAVGNSKLMDRLGIAWHDCHSVGTIIHLAIDGQYAGHIVISDVVKPHAKEAIAALKRAGVEKTVMLTGDIRRVADHVAEELGVDEVHSELLPADKVAQVERLLSNADGKLAFVGDGINDAPVLSRADIGIAMGAMGSDAAIEAADVVLMDDDPLKIAKAIRISRKCLRIVYENIVFALGIKGLCLVLGAMGIANMWAAIFADVGVMVIAVLNAIRALQVKNL from the coding sequence ATGACAAAGAAGCAGAAGAAGGTCCTCTGGCGCATCATTGCCACTGCGGTGCTGGTGGCCGTGGTGAAGCTCTTCTCCATCGGCGGCGTGGCCGGGACGGTGCTGTATTTGGCTGCCTATCTCATCATCGGCTATGATATTCTCCGCAAGGCCTTCCGGGGCATCATCAAGGGCCAGGTGTTCGACGAGAACTTCCTGATGGCGGTGGCCACCGTGGGTGCCATTGCACTGGCCGTCTACGAGAAAAGCGGCGACTATCTGGAGGCCGTGGCCGTGATGCTGTTCTATCAGATCGGCGAGCTGTTCCAGAGCTACGCCGTGGGCAAGAGCCGCCGCAGCATCACCGCCCTGATGGACATTCGCCCGGATTATGCCAACATTGAGCAGGACGGCAAGCTGGTGCAGGTGGACCCGGATGACGTGGCTGTGGGCAGCATCATCGTGGTGCAGCCCGGCGAGAAGATCCCGCTGGACGGCGTAGTGACGGAGGGCAGCTCTACCCTGAATACCGCCGCCCTCACCGGTGAGAGCCTGCCCCGTGATGCCGCCGTCGGCGACGAGGTCATCAGCGGCTGCGTCAATATGACGGGCGTGCTGAAGATCCGCACCACCAAGGCCTTCGGTGAATCTACCGTCTCCAAAATTCTGGAGCTGGTGGAGAACTCCAGCTCCCACAAATCCCGCTCCGAGAACTTCATCTCCAAATTTGCCCGCATCTACACCCCCGCCGTCTGCATCGGCGCTCTGGTGCTGGCGGTGCTGCCGCCGGTGGTGCGGCTGGTCATGGGCCTCAGCGGCGACTGGGGCACTTGGGTCTACCGCGCCCTGACCTTCCTGGTCATCAGCTGCCCCTGTGCGCTGGTCATCAGCATCCCCCTGAGCTTCTTCGCCGGACTGGGCGGTGCCAGCCGGGCCGGTGTGCTGGTGAAGGGCTCCAACTATCTGGAGACCCTCTCCAAAACCCGTGTGGTGGTCTTTGACAAGACCGGCACCCTGACCCAGGGCGTCTTTGACGTCACCGGCGTTCACCACAACACCATGCCCCAGAAGAAGGTTCTGGAGTACGCCGCTCTGGCGGAGTGCGCCTCCTCCCATCCCATCAGCAAGAGCCTCCAGCGTGCCTACGGCGGCGAGATCGACCGCCACCGTGTCACGGACGTGCAGGAGATCAGCGGCAATGGCATCACCGCCAAGGTGGACGGCACCGACGTAGCCGTGGGCAACAGCAAGCTCATGGACCGGCTGGGCATTGCGTGGCACGACTGCCATAGCGTCGGCACCATCATCCATCTGGCCATCGACGGTCAGTACGCCGGCCACATCGTCATTTCCGACGTGGTGAAGCCCCACGCCAAGGAGGCCATTGCCGCCCTGAAGCGGGCGGGCGTGGAAAAGACCGTCATGCTCACCGGCGATATCCGGCGGGTGGCCGACCACGTGGCCGAAGAGTTGGGCGTGGACGAGGTACACAGCGAGCTTCTGCCTGCGGACAAGGTAGCGCAGGTGGAGCGCCTGCTGAGCAACGCCGACGGCAAGCTGGCCTTCGTGGGCGACGGCATCAACGATGCCCCGGTGCTGTCCCGTGCCGATATCGGCATCGCCATGGGTGCCATGGGCTCCGATGCCGCCATTGAGGCGGCGGACGTGGTGCTGATGGACGACGATCCTCTGAAGATCGCCAAGGCCATCCGCATCTCCCGCAAGTGCCTGCGGATCGTGTACGAGAACATCGTGTTTGCGCTGGGCATCAAGGGCCTGTGTCTGGTACTGGGCGCCATGGGCATCGCCAATATGTGGGCAGCCATCTTTGCCGACGTGGGCGTCATGGTCATCGCCGTGCTGAATGCCATCCGTGCCCTACAGGTGAAGAATTTATGA
- a CDS encoding MATE family efflux transporter, protein MKSKNQSMDMTQGVIWKQLAYFALPLFLGNLCQQLYNTADSIIVGKFVGKDALAAVSSSGNLIFMMTGFFMGLFVGAGVIISRYFGAKCYDRLEAAVHTDLAFAMVCGVLLMLVGIFLTPQILVWMRTPEDVLPQSIQYFRLYFMGSLFMIVYNACMGILQAVGDSRSPLRYLIISSITNVTLDLIFVGALKWGVNGAAIATVVSQMVSAVLCFRKLMQADGPYRLVPKRIRFELPMLKQITAQGIPSGVQNSIIAIANVVVQSNINTFGSDAMAGCGSYAKVEGFVFLPITSFAMALTTFTGQNLGAGQYERAKRGARVGFTCSMLLAELIGLTLLLVAPYAIALFNDDPAVIAIGVRQTRTEALFYFALAFAHSISAVMRGAGRAKMPMYTMLVCWCVIRVTYITLALKVWPDIITIFWAYPITWCLSCVVFLLYYLKADWVHSFQKMH, encoded by the coding sequence TTGAAGAGCAAAAACCAGAGCATGGACATGACGCAGGGCGTCATTTGGAAGCAACTGGCGTATTTTGCCCTGCCGCTGTTTTTAGGCAATCTCTGTCAGCAGCTGTATAACACGGCGGACAGCATCATTGTAGGAAAATTTGTGGGCAAGGACGCCCTGGCGGCGGTGTCCAGCAGCGGGAACCTCATCTTTATGATGACGGGCTTTTTTATGGGCCTGTTTGTGGGGGCCGGCGTTATCATCAGCCGCTATTTCGGCGCCAAGTGCTATGATCGGCTGGAGGCGGCGGTGCATACCGATCTGGCCTTCGCCATGGTCTGCGGCGTTTTGCTGATGCTGGTGGGCATCTTCCTGACCCCCCAGATCCTGGTGTGGATGCGGACGCCGGAGGACGTGCTGCCCCAGTCCATCCAATATTTCCGATTGTACTTCATGGGCAGCCTCTTTATGATCGTCTACAACGCCTGTATGGGCATTTTGCAGGCGGTGGGCGACAGCCGCAGTCCCCTGCGCTACCTCATCATCTCCTCCATCACCAATGTGACGTTGGATCTGATCTTCGTGGGAGCGCTGAAATGGGGTGTCAACGGCGCCGCCATCGCCACGGTGGTGAGCCAGATGGTCAGTGCTGTGCTGTGCTTCCGGAAGCTGATGCAGGCGGACGGCCCCTATCGGCTGGTTCCCAAGCGCATCCGCTTCGAGCTGCCGATGCTCAAGCAGATCACGGCGCAGGGCATCCCCTCCGGTGTGCAGAACTCCATCATCGCCATCGCCAACGTGGTGGTGCAGTCCAACATCAACACCTTCGGCTCCGATGCCATGGCGGGCTGCGGCTCCTACGCCAAGGTGGAGGGCTTTGTGTTCCTGCCCATCACCTCCTTTGCCATGGCACTGACTACCTTTACGGGGCAGAATCTGGGCGCAGGGCAGTATGAACGGGCCAAGAGGGGGGCACGGGTGGGCTTCACCTGCTCCATGCTGCTGGCGGAGCTTATCGGATTGACACTACTGCTGGTGGCCCCCTATGCCATCGCCCTGTTCAATGATGACCCGGCGGTCATCGCCATCGGCGTACGGCAGACCCGGACGGAGGCGCTGTTCTACTTTGCACTGGCCTTCGCCCACAGCATCTCCGCCGTGATGCGGGGAGCGGGCCGGGCCAAGATGCCCATGTACACCATGCTGGTGTGCTGGTGCGTCATCCGTGTGACGTATATCACGCTGGCGCTGAAGGTGTGGCCGGATATTATCACCATCTTCTGGGCATACCCCATTACGTGGTGTCTCAGCTGCGTGGTGTTTCTGCTGTATTATCTGAAGGCCGACTGGGTCCATTCGTTCCAGAAGATGCACTGA
- a CDS encoding putative manganese-dependent inorganic diphosphatase, translated as MNEIYVVGHRNPDTDSIVAAMSYAALRNALGDRDYVAAYLGHVSDETQRLLDRFGLQPPQLIQNVRTQVADLDYDTPPALNATVTMDRAWHIMREQRISAIPVVNEDGTLYGTLSAGDIATYSMNTISEPRVEALPLFNLLSVIEGRVLNDTGDLVDSVTGDVVIALPQSCENLLWNGREHIVLCGDQPDMIRRALETNVGCLILCQTEVDQTLLADAQNTCIISSPYDASRVARLIYQAIPISRPCHTDDIVCFHLSDYIDDVREVVLKSRYRCYPVLDQNEKVVGTLSRYHLLRPRRKRVVLVDHNERAQAVQGLDQAEILEIIDHHRLADIQTTQPIRVRNEPVGSTNTIITGMYQEHGVMPSPAMAGLMAAAILSDTVMFKSPTCTKRDVAMAERMARIANVSLNELGKLLFDGSFDGKSAEELLHSDFKEFHIAEQNLGVGQITCLDSEDMLQRREEFLEAMRHDQTEHHYDMVILMLTDVLMEGTQLLYVGSDDVIRNAFSAEPKDNSLFLPKVMSRKKQIIPMLTALWG; from the coding sequence ATGAACGAGATCTATGTGGTCGGGCATCGGAACCCCGACACGGATTCTATCGTGGCTGCCATGTCCTATGCCGCTCTGCGGAATGCTCTGGGCGACCGGGACTACGTGGCAGCCTATCTGGGCCACGTCAGCGACGAGACCCAGCGTCTGCTGGATCGCTTCGGTCTCCAGCCACCCCAGCTGATCCAAAATGTCCGCACACAGGTGGCGGATCTGGATTATGATACGCCGCCTGCCCTGAACGCCACCGTCACCATGGACCGAGCATGGCACATCATGCGGGAACAGCGGATATCCGCCATCCCCGTGGTCAACGAGGACGGCACCTTGTATGGGACCCTCTCCGCCGGCGACATCGCCACCTACAGCATGAACACCATCAGTGAGCCACGCGTGGAGGCACTGCCCCTGTTCAATCTTCTGAGCGTCATCGAGGGCCGTGTGCTCAACGACACCGGTGATCTGGTGGACTCTGTTACCGGCGACGTGGTCATTGCCCTGCCCCAGAGCTGCGAGAATCTGCTGTGGAACGGTCGGGAGCATATCGTCTTGTGCGGCGACCAGCCGGACATGATCCGCCGGGCGCTGGAGACCAATGTAGGCTGCCTGATCCTGTGCCAGACGGAGGTAGATCAAACGCTGCTGGCAGACGCTCAAAATACCTGCATCATTTCCAGCCCCTACGATGCCAGCCGGGTGGCCCGTCTCATCTATCAGGCCATCCCCATCTCCCGCCCCTGCCACACTGACGACATCGTCTGCTTCCATCTGTCGGACTACATCGACGATGTGCGGGAAGTGGTGCTGAAGAGCCGCTACCGCTGCTACCCGGTGCTGGACCAGAACGAGAAGGTCGTCGGTACCCTGTCCCGGTATCACCTGCTGCGCCCCCGGCGCAAGCGTGTGGTGCTGGTGGACCACAATGAGCGGGCGCAGGCCGTACAGGGTCTGGATCAGGCGGAGATTCTGGAGATCATCGACCACCACCGTCTGGCGGATATCCAGACCACCCAGCCCATCCGGGTCCGCAACGAGCCGGTGGGCAGCACCAATACCATCATCACCGGAATGTATCAGGAGCACGGCGTCATGCCCTCCCCGGCTATGGCAGGCCTGATGGCAGCAGCCATTCTGTCCGATACTGTCATGTTCAAGTCCCCCACCTGCACCAAGCGGGATGTGGCCATGGCCGAGCGCATGGCCCGCATTGCCAACGTCTCCCTCAACGAGCTGGGCAAGCTTCTCTTCGATGGCAGCTTTGACGGTAAATCCGCCGAGGAGCTGCTGCACAGCGACTTCAAGGAGTTCCACATTGCCGAGCAGAATCTGGGCGTGGGCCAGATCACCTGTCTGGATTCCGAGGATATGCTCCAGCGCCGGGAGGAGTTTCTGGAGGCTATGCGCCACGATCAGACGGAGCACCACTACGACATGGTGATCCTGATGCTGACGGACGTGCTGATGGAGGGTACGCAGCTGCTGTATGTGGGCAGCGACGACGTCATCCGCAATGCCTTCTCCGCCGAGCCCAAGGACAACAGCCTGTTCCTGCCCAAGGTCATGAGCCGGAAAAAGCAGATCATCCCCATGCTCACCGCCCTCTGGGGCTGA
- a CDS encoding LOG family protein: protein MHITVYLGASCGTDPHLAQAVRELGAWIGAAGHTLVYGGSKTGLMGLLAQSALAQGGSVIGVEPECFMAQDLQHDGLTQLIVTRSMAERKSRMIQLGDAFIAFPGGTGTLEEITEVMSQVSLGQLSAPCILYDLDGYYRHLKALLDHMIASGLSSPERQQGIHFARSLSEIQALLS, encoded by the coding sequence ATGCACATCACCGTATATCTGGGCGCCAGCTGCGGCACCGACCCCCATCTGGCGCAGGCCGTCCGGGAACTGGGAGCATGGATCGGTGCCGCGGGCCACACACTGGTCTACGGCGGCTCCAAAACCGGACTCATGGGCCTGCTGGCCCAAAGCGCACTGGCGCAGGGGGGCAGCGTCATCGGCGTGGAGCCGGAGTGCTTCATGGCGCAGGACCTGCAGCACGACGGCCTGACCCAACTCATCGTCACCCGAAGCATGGCGGAGCGTAAGAGCAGAATGATCCAGCTGGGGGACGCCTTCATCGCCTTCCCCGGCGGCACCGGCACACTGGAGGAGATCACGGAGGTCATGTCGCAGGTATCGCTGGGCCAGCTGTCCGCCCCCTGCATCCTCTACGATCTGGACGGCTACTATCGCCACCTGAAAGCCCTTCTGGACCATATGATCGCCTCCGGGCTCTCCTCCCCGGAGCGCCAACAGGGCATCCACTTCGCCCGGAGTCTGTCTGAAATTCAGGCGCTGCTGTCCTGA
- the rpsR gene encoding 30S ribosomal protein S18 — translation MAMERENRAPRGNGRKRRKVCQFCVDKCEHIDYKDAAKLRRFISERSKILPRRTTGTCAMHQRQLTEAIKRARQIALLPFVTE, via the coding sequence ATGGCTATGGAACGTGAAAATAGAGCGCCCCGTGGCAACGGCCGTAAGCGCCGCAAGGTTTGCCAGTTCTGCGTGGATAAGTGCGAGCATATCGATTATAAGGATGCCGCCAAGCTGCGCCGCTTCATCAGCGAGCGCTCCAAGATCCTGCCCCGCCGTACCACCGGTACCTGCGCTATGCATCAGCGTCAGCTGACCGAGGCCATCAAGCGTGCCCGTCAGATCGCTCTGCTGCCCTTCGTTACCGAGTAA
- a CDS encoding single-stranded DNA-binding protein translates to MLNKIFIMGRLTRDPELRRTQSGTAVTSFSLAVDRDYKSQSGEKETDFIDVVAWRSTAEFVSKYFTKGRMAVVEGRLQIRDWKDKEGNNRRSAEVVADNVYFGDSRPGGAGGNNSGYSQAPAYGAPAGGYSAPVGGPSDFAEIDEEDGDLPF, encoded by the coding sequence ATGCTGAACAAGATTTTCATCATGGGTCGCCTGACCAGGGACCCGGAGCTGCGGCGTACTCAGAGCGGTACGGCGGTCACCAGCTTCTCTTTGGCCGTGGATCGGGACTATAAGTCCCAGAGCGGCGAAAAGGAGACCGATTTCATCGATGTGGTGGCTTGGCGCAGCACGGCGGAGTTCGTCTCCAAGTATTTCACCAAGGGCCGCATGGCCGTGGTGGAGGGGCGGCTCCAGATCCGTGACTGGAAAGACAAGGAGGGCAACAACCGCAGAAGTGCGGAGGTGGTTGCCGACAATGTCTATTTCGGTGACAGCAGACCCGGCGGCGCCGGTGGGAATAACAGCGGTTATTCTCAGGCTCCTGCCTACGGTGCTCCCGCCGGAGGGTATTCCGCCCCGGTGGGCGGCCCGTCCGATTTTGCCGAGATCGACGAGGAGGACGGCGACCTGCCGTTCTGA
- the rpsF gene encoding 30S ribosomal protein S6, producing MAKISANYEVVYILDPAQGEEAIAANVAKFQALAEQHGCSDVVVDEWGKRRLAYAIDYKTEGYYVLMSFTSAPEFPKELDRILGITEGVMRSMIVCKDE from the coding sequence ATGGCTAAGATTTCCGCCAACTATGAGGTCGTTTACATTCTCGACCCGGCACAGGGTGAGGAGGCTATTGCCGCCAATGTGGCAAAGTTCCAGGCTCTGGCTGAGCAGCACGGCTGCTCCGACGTGGTCGTGGATGAGTGGGGCAAGCGTCGTCTTGCTTACGCCATCGATTACAAGACCGAAGGCTACTATGTGCTGATGAGCTTCACCAGCGCACCGGAATTCCCCAAGGAGCTGGATCGTATCCTGGGCATTACCGAGGGCGTGATGCGTTCCATGATCGTCTGCAAGGACGAGTAA
- a CDS encoding TrmH family RNA methyltransferase: MEHITSRHNPLMGHIRKLVGSAAYRRATGEFLCDSPKLLQEALLWQAEITAVVTISPLPRLPEYIRQVQVPEDVMASISPVKTPQGVLFTCRLPQAPLPRSLTGRRYVLLDGVQDPGNVGTILRTLDAFDADGLLLTGGCADPYGWKAVRSSMGAVFRRPIYFGSPEELAALLHRSGLPLYGAALREDTVDARQADYTRCTLAIGSEGRGLSREVLDLCDQTIRIPMSDRCESLNAAIAAAVLLWESWR; encoded by the coding sequence ATGGAGCATATCACCAGCCGTCACAACCCCCTCATGGGCCATATTCGCAAGCTGGTCGGCTCCGCCGCCTACCGGCGGGCGACGGGGGAATTTCTCTGTGACAGCCCCAAGCTGCTGCAGGAGGCCCTGCTGTGGCAGGCGGAGATCACCGCCGTGGTGACCATCTCCCCCCTGCCCCGGCTTCCGGAGTACATCCGACAGGTGCAGGTGCCGGAGGACGTCATGGCCTCCATCTCCCCGGTAAAGACCCCTCAGGGGGTGCTTTTCACCTGCCGCCTGCCTCAGGCTCCCCTGCCCCGGTCCCTCACCGGCCGGCGGTATGTGCTGCTGGACGGGGTGCAGGACCCCGGCAACGTAGGCACCATCCTGCGGACGCTGGACGCCTTCGACGCCGACGGCCTGCTGCTTACCGGCGGCTGCGCCGACCCCTACGGCTGGAAGGCGGTGCGCTCCTCCATGGGGGCCGTGTTCCGCCGCCCCATCTATTTCGGTTCACCGGAGGAACTGGCGGCCCTGCTGCACCGCAGCGGCCTGCCCCTGTACGGGGCCGCCCTGCGGGAGGACACCGTGGACGCCCGGCAGGCGGACTACACACGCTGCACGCTGGCCATCGGCAGCGAGGGCCGTGGCCTGAGCCGGGAGGTGCTGGACCTGTGCGATCAAACCATCCGTATTCCCATGTCGGACCGCTGCGAATCCCTGAATGCGGCCATTGCCGCAGCGGTGCTGCTGTGGGAGAGCTGGCGATAA